The following proteins are co-located in the Microplitis demolitor isolate Queensland-Clemson2020A chromosome 3, iyMicDemo2.1a, whole genome shotgun sequence genome:
- the LOC103577790 gene encoding uncharacterized protein LOC103577790, whose protein sequence is MACFLEKNNLSFNVAGDPKNLIQSVCPDSELAKQLTFGRTKAHTIVTNVTGKAAYRKLLDKLRNENFSLIADEISDCTDVALHRTCKEFFEKENIPYKQNMIGFAWDRANNMFGEYVSLAVLFAKDIPNLFIMKCICHSFHMCFSYACKELPRGEEDFARDVYNYLKNSPKRLDDYQDFQKFLNIKPNKLLHPSQTRWLSLLPVVERFIEQLAALTLYFKNAVLGDRLLAANSILEKCLAPSTILYLQFLKFALPYFYDLNKEMQSESSKLFVLYEKVFTTYKTILCFIKPECLELSAAEKEASTNYLGSLETKILNIKYESKINHLPYDQVYLEGDVLALLSQEEFVRDIGEAEVHNFIQKCVLFYTMSVKQIRNRFPFED, encoded by the exons ATGGCATgttttctagaaaaaaataacctaTCATTTAACGTCGctg gtgATCCAAAGAATCTTATCCAGTCAGTATGTCCAGATTCAGAATTGGCAAAGCAACTTACATTCGGTAGAACAAAAGCTCATACTATAGTGACAAATGTTACTGGAAAAGCTGCATATAGAAAACTATTGGATAAACTGcgaaatgaaaatttctctTTAATAGCTGATGAGA TATCAGATTGTACTGATGTTGCTTTGCATCGGACTTGCAaagaatttttcgaaaaagaaaatattcctTATAAGCAAAATATGATTGGATTTGCTTGGGACAGAGCAAATAATATGTTCGGAGAATATGTTTCATTAGCGGTGTTGTTCGCAAAAGATataccaaatttatttataatgaagtgTATTTGTCACTCCTTTCACATGTGTTTTTCCTATGCTTGCAAAGAATTGCCTCGAGGAGAAGAAGATTTTGCAAGAGATgtgtacaattatttaaaaaatagccCGAAACGACTCGATGACTATCAAGACttccagaaatttttaaatattaaaccgaACAAGCTTCTACACCCCTCACAGACAAGATGGCTTTCTTTGCTTCCGGTCGTGGAAAGGTTCATCGAACAACTAGCTGCACtgactttatattttaaaaatgctgtTCTGGGTGATAGATTACTTGCTGCTAATTCAATATTGGAAAAATGCTTGGCTCCTTCAACTATTCTCTacttgcaatttttaaaatttgcttTACCATATTTTTACGATCTAAACAAGGAAATGCAATCGGAAAGCTCAAAGTTGTTTGTCTTGTACGAAAAAGTGTTTACAACCTATAAAAcgattttatgttttattaaacCAGAATGTTTGGAGTTATCAGCTGCAGAAAAAGAAGCCAGTACAAATTATTTAGGAAGCCtggaaactaaaattttaaatattaaatatgaatcaAAGATAAATCATTTACCTTACGATCAAGTATACTTGGAAGGTGATGTCTTAGCGTTGTTATCACAAGAAGAATTTGTTCGTGACATAGGAGAAGCTGAAGTCcacaattttatacaaaaatgtGTTCTTTTTTATACTATGAGTGTTAAGCAAATAAGGAATAGATTCCCGTTTGAGGATTAA